The Candidatus Atribacteria bacterium ADurb.Bin276 genome window below encodes:
- the aroE_2 gene encoding Shikimate dehydrogenase: protein MNKLSKLNYKAELVGVFGHPVDENPTIIMQEAAFRALNLNWRYLTIEVFPADLEDAIKGIRAFNMRGINLTIPHKVEVLKYLDEVTHDAQLMGAVNTVYRRDNQLIGTNTDGKGFLTSLNLDAKIDPRGKKVVILGAGGAARAISVELSLAGVKEITIVNRSPKRGEELVNLLREKTPVNAHYEPWTSAFPLPSPVDILVNATSIGLFPNTSQKPNIQYDTIRPNLVVCDVIPNPPHTQFLQEAEKRGAKTLDGLGMLVYQGAIGFKLWTGLDAPVKIMKKALSKEFGV, encoded by the coding sequence ATGAATAAGTTATCAAAACTAAATTATAAGGCTGAATTAGTAGGAGTTTTCGGCCATCCTGTTGATGAAAATCCAACCATCATCATGCAAGAAGCAGCGTTTCGTGCCTTAAATCTCAATTGGAGATACTTGACCATCGAAGTCTTTCCTGCAGATTTAGAAGATGCCATAAAAGGAATCCGGGCTTTCAATATGCGGGGAATCAACCTCACAATTCCTCATAAAGTTGAAGTATTAAAATATTTAGATGAAGTCACGCACGATGCTCAATTAATGGGTGCGGTGAATACAGTCTATCGGCGAGATAACCAATTAATTGGAACCAATACCGATGGAAAGGGATTCCTTACCTCTCTCAATCTTGATGCCAAAATTGACCCTCGTGGGAAAAAAGTGGTGATTTTGGGCGCCGGAGGCGCTGCGCGAGCAATTAGTGTTGAACTTTCCTTAGCTGGAGTAAAAGAAATAACTATCGTTAATCGCTCCCCAAAAAGGGGTGAAGAATTAGTTAATCTTCTCCGGGAAAAAACCCCTGTTAACGCCCACTATGAGCCTTGGACATCCGCCTTCCCCCTTCCTTCTCCTGTCGATATCCTTGTTAATGCAACCTCAATTGGTCTTTTCCCCAATACCAGTCAAAAACCAAATATTCAGTATGACACAATCAGACCTAATCTGGTTGTTTGTGATGTCATTCCTAATCCACCTCATACCCAATTTTTACAAGAAGCCGAAAAACGAGGTGCCAAAACCCTGGACGGCTTGGGAATGTTAGTTTACCAAGGCGCAATTGGTTTTAAACTCTGGACCGGTTTAGATGCTCCCGTCAAAATTATGAAAAAGGCTCTATCAAAAGAATTTGGGGTATAA